A region of Halalkaliarchaeum desulfuricum DNA encodes the following proteins:
- a CDS encoding glycosyltransferase, with protein MYRVAAFTDTYLPTVNGVTYTVRTWARRWRARGGRMDVVYPDAPQRDPDVGEYPVESLPFPFYEGFRLGVPSIPADVEGPDIVHAHTPFALGLAARRLAGGASVPLVASYHTPTPEYASYLPGNSRIETCIRRTAAAYERWVLGGADAVVVPSEPTAAELRERTGIEEVFVVPNGVDTERFAPADDADVRAFRRRHDLGSGTLVGYTGRHGYEKRLTEIPPAVADLDVTLVVAGDGPAREEFERSARRHGVDARFLGFLDRKELPSFYSALSAFLFPSPVETQGLVALEANACGTPVVGVDAGALTETVSEGETGYRFPEGDTEGFRDAIERTLSEKETLSRRCLDRRETVCVERSLDTLRDVYERLV; from the coding sequence ATGTACCGGGTCGCCGCGTTCACGGACACGTATCTCCCGACGGTCAACGGGGTGACCTACACGGTTCGGACGTGGGCGCGCCGGTGGCGCGCACGCGGTGGCCGGATGGACGTGGTGTATCCCGACGCCCCACAGCGGGATCCCGACGTCGGGGAGTACCCCGTCGAGAGCCTCCCGTTTCCCTTTTATGAGGGGTTCCGCCTGGGCGTTCCGTCGATCCCCGCCGACGTGGAGGGGCCGGATATCGTCCACGCGCACACCCCGTTCGCGCTCGGGCTCGCCGCGCGCCGACTCGCCGGCGGCGCGTCGGTGCCGCTCGTGGCGTCGTACCACACGCCGACGCCCGAGTACGCCTCGTATCTTCCCGGGAACTCCCGGATCGAAACCTGCATCAGGCGCACTGCGGCGGCGTACGAACGGTGGGTGCTCGGGGGGGCAGACGCGGTCGTCGTCCCGAGTGAACCCACCGCGGCCGAACTGCGCGAGCGAACCGGGATCGAGGAGGTGTTCGTCGTGCCGAACGGCGTCGACACCGAGCGGTTCGCCCCGGCCGACGACGCCGACGTCCGGGCGTTCCGCCGGCGACACGATCTGGGATCGGGAACGCTCGTGGGCTACACCGGCCGACACGGCTACGAGAAGCGGCTCACCGAGATCCCGCCGGCGGTCGCTGACCTCGACGTCACGCTCGTGGTCGCCGGCGACGGACCCGCCCGCGAGGAGTTCGAGCGGTCCGCCCGGCGCCACGGCGTCGACGCCCGGTTCCTGGGGTTCCTCGATCGGAAGGAGCTGCCGTCGTTCTACTCTGCGCTGTCGGCGTTCCTGTTCCCGAGTCCCGTCGAAACCCAGGGGCTGGTCGCGCTGGAGGCGAACGCCTGCGGCACGCCCGTCGTCGGCGTCGACGCCGGCGCGCTCACCGAGACGGTCTCGGAGGGGGAGACCGGCTACCGCTTCCCCGAGGGCGACACCGAGGGCTTCCGGGACGCGATCGAACGAACCCTCTCGGAAAAGGAGACGCTGTCGAGACGGTGTCTCGACCGTCGAGAGACCGTCTGCGTCGAACGGTCGCTCGACACACTACGTGACGTGTACGAACGACTGGTTTGA
- a CDS encoding restriction endonuclease, whose protein sequence is MFIGTGHFWPPRGDRAGDATFYTEGIERPRRDTNEWIQGGAHAEPSPPMTLLDELSGFEFEELMVDVFRHQGYDEVRQAVRTADEGRDVTMIDRSGDGPPTGVVVECKHTDTVGRPVVQKLHSAVKTYDFDGPKRGMVATTGRFTGPAEEYARRVSDAPGDVDIHLLDGRKLREIGEGIGMDLKNGRIEVLCEETLSPPREREAVRRVRESADRVSNLEPDSAIQPEIGMQLFPALVIDTEVTAVFETSVGVIHAIDDQDRFLVRADREGPGILTDRVEQFVIGGLGGAVPIDDVRERAGSGDVPPLRSVERFWLTETEYRDWAVERQRDRYETTVRYTGDNNVTYERTCTPNRSDVVVTDIEPVYVPHVKATAELGEYAYDHASFASDDDAVVLENEYDNCVRCGQTSEEPTFGDGALTFCENCGSINCGEHVRTERLVDEPVCTGCSVTGTFFFAEKHFYDEENLETFSEEYAAMPFYRKPLENPKLVAAAAVALVVLLAIAVGTV, encoded by the coding sequence TTGTTCATCGGAACCGGACACTTCTGGCCGCCCCGAGGCGACCGGGCCGGCGACGCCACGTTTTATACCGAGGGTATCGAACGACCGCGCCGTGACACGAACGAGTGGATCCAGGGCGGAGCGCACGCGGAGCCGTCGCCGCCGATGACGCTGCTCGACGAGCTTTCGGGGTTCGAGTTCGAGGAGTTGATGGTCGACGTGTTCCGGCATCAGGGGTACGACGAGGTCCGGCAGGCGGTACGGACGGCCGACGAGGGTCGGGACGTCACGATGATCGACCGATCGGGTGACGGTCCGCCGACCGGCGTCGTCGTCGAGTGCAAGCACACCGACACCGTCGGCCGACCCGTGGTCCAGAAGCTCCACTCGGCGGTGAAGACGTACGACTTCGACGGGCCGAAACGTGGGATGGTGGCGACGACCGGACGGTTCACCGGCCCCGCCGAGGAGTACGCACGGCGGGTGTCAGACGCGCCAGGCGACGTCGACATCCACCTGCTGGACGGTCGCAAGCTCCGGGAGATCGGCGAGGGGATCGGGATGGACCTGAAGAACGGTCGGATCGAGGTGCTGTGCGAGGAGACGCTTTCGCCCCCGAGGGAACGCGAGGCCGTCCGTCGGGTCCGGGAATCCGCGGACCGAGTGTCGAACCTCGAGCCGGACTCGGCGATCCAGCCGGAGATCGGGATGCAGCTGTTTCCGGCCCTCGTGATCGACACGGAGGTGACCGCAGTCTTCGAGACGTCCGTCGGCGTCATCCACGCGATCGACGATCAGGACCGGTTCCTCGTGCGGGCCGACAGGGAAGGCCCGGGGATCCTGACCGATCGGGTGGAACAGTTCGTGATCGGCGGTCTCGGGGGGGCCGTCCCGATCGACGACGTTCGAGAGCGTGCCGGATCCGGCGACGTGCCGCCGCTTCGATCCGTCGAGCGGTTCTGGCTCACCGAAACGGAGTACAGAGACTGGGCTGTCGAACGACAGCGCGACCGGTACGAGACGACCGTCCGGTACACCGGCGACAACAACGTCACCTACGAACGGACGTGTACGCCGAACCGCTCGGACGTGGTCGTCACGGACATCGAACCCGTGTACGTGCCACACGTGAAAGCGACCGCCGAACTCGGGGAGTACGCCTACGACCATGCGTCGTTCGCGTCGGACGACGACGCCGTCGTCCTCGAAAACGAGTACGACAACTGCGTTCGCTGCGGGCAGACGAGCGAGGAACCGACGTTCGGTGACGGGGCGCTTACGTTCTGTGAGAACTGCGGGAGCATCAACTGTGGCGAGCACGTCCGGACGGAACGGCTCGTCGACGAACCGGTGTGTACCGGCTGTTCGGTGACGGGGACGTTCTTCTTCGCGGAGAAGCACTTCTACGACGAGGAGAACCTGGAGACGTTCAGCGAGGAGTACGCCGCGATGCCGTTCTACCGGAAACCGCTCGAAAACCCGAAGCTGGTTGCGGCCGCCGCCGTCGCGCTCGTGGTGCTTTTGGCGATCGCGGTCGGGACCGTCTGA
- a CDS encoding RNA-guided endonuclease InsQ/TnpB family protein — protein sequence MEYSPRYRLFPTTEQRESLDWTRDTVRQLYNHALQEFTQIPEEEGTLRQRVWHVRDDLPQLKQWWTELKQVYSTVLQKAVERIRTNITNLGKLKAKGYDVGSLNWKAPREYRSFTYRQSGFELDKKSGPRDRAILRLKKVRDETLEIPIRLHRDLPEHDAIKEVTVKKEPTGAWYASFCISTVEPEKPAPEDIDAEDTVGIDLGILNFIHDSDGRSIRRLDLSDERERLEREQRSLSRKQYESNNWEKQRRRVAEVHARMSNKKRDYKHKLAHFYAREYDAVFVENLNVKSMLESDGNARNKAEVGWSEFRAILEHHCDKHGTHYVEVNPRGTTKECASCGAETDKPLWIREHSCPSCGFETERDWNAALNVKSRGLSKLGVVHSEATPVKTATAVDSVSVSASRVVETGSACLKEAALAAE from the coding sequence ATGGAGTACAGTCCACGATACCGACTCTTTCCAACGACCGAGCAACGGGAGAGTCTCGACTGGACGAGAGACACCGTGCGACAACTCTACAACCACGCACTCCAGGAATTCACCCAAATCCCCGAAGAGGAAGGCACGCTTCGACAGCGCGTCTGGCACGTCCGAGACGACTTACCACAACTCAAGCAATGGTGGACTGAGTTGAAACAAGTCTACTCTACTGTCTTGCAGAAAGCTGTCGAACGCATCCGCACCAACATCACCAATCTCGGCAAGCTGAAAGCCAAGGGCTATGATGTTGGCTCGTTGAACTGGAAAGCGCCGCGCGAGTATCGGAGTTTCACGTATCGGCAATCGGGCTTCGAACTCGACAAGAAGAGTGGCCCACGAGACCGTGCGATACTCCGTTTGAAGAAAGTCCGCGATGAAACGCTGGAGATTCCAATCCGACTCCACCGTGACCTTCCAGAGCACGATGCTATCAAGGAAGTCACAGTGAAGAAAGAACCGACGGGAGCGTGGTACGCCTCGTTTTGCATCAGTACCGTCGAACCCGAGAAACCTGCTCCAGAAGACATCGACGCTGAAGATACTGTCGGCATCGACCTCGGAATCCTCAACTTCATTCACGACTCGGACGGTCGTTCCATCAGGCGACTCGACTTATCCGACGAGCGAGAGCGACTCGAACGCGAGCAACGCTCGCTTTCTCGCAAACAGTACGAGTCGAACAACTGGGAGAAGCAGCGCCGTCGCGTTGCCGAGGTTCACGCTCGGATGTCGAACAAGAAGCGAGATTACAAGCACAAGCTCGCACACTTCTACGCGAGGGAGTACGATGCGGTGTTTGTCGAGAACCTCAATGTGAAGTCGATGCTGGAATCAGATGGGAACGCGCGGAACAAGGCCGAAGTGGGTTGGAGTGAGTTCAGAGCGATTCTCGAACACCACTGTGACAAGCACGGCACGCACTACGTCGAGGTGAATCCGAGAGGGACAACGAAAGAGTGCGCGTCATGTGGGGCGGAAACGGACAAGCCGTTATGGATTCGGGAACACTCGTGCCCTTCCTGTGGGTTCGAGACTGAGAGGGATTGGAACGCAGCGTTGAACGTGAAGTCACGTGGATTGTCGAAACTAGGAGTGGTTCACTCCGAAGCAACGCCTGTGAAGACTGCGACCGCTGTGGACTCTGTTTCAGTGTCTGCAAGTCGCGTCGTTGAAACAGGAAGCGCCTGCCTCAAGGAAGCCGCGTTAGCGGCTGAGTAG
- the csa3 gene encoding CRISPR-associated CARF protein Csa3: MRTYVSTLGFHETRVTRPVIKHGIDDGDRVVLVRPASEGNTDRARDAVGYVEDMVEEIAPDASVSTERVDTSEFTTTVLQCSDVLNAVDDERDLIVNFGGGAREVLLPFMIAAVLYAPSIDGAFQYTDVDQEVRTVSIPHLTAQIPRSAVATFDLIAEFNEEIALPELARESDQSKSTVSRHVDDLAGVEVVDTRFENNTKYVCLSQTGRLLRRSE, encoded by the coding sequence ATGCGAACGTACGTCTCAACGCTGGGATTCCACGAGACGAGAGTGACACGCCCGGTAATCAAGCACGGGATCGACGATGGTGATCGAGTGGTCCTCGTTCGTCCTGCCAGCGAGGGAAATACGGACAGGGCACGAGATGCCGTCGGGTACGTTGAGGACATGGTCGAAGAGATCGCGCCCGACGCATCAGTCTCGACCGAACGGGTCGATACGAGTGAGTTCACGACGACCGTGTTGCAGTGTAGTGACGTGCTGAACGCGGTCGACGACGAACGGGACCTGATCGTCAACTTCGGCGGCGGCGCGCGGGAGGTGCTGCTCCCGTTCATGATCGCGGCGGTACTTTACGCTCCCAGTATCGACGGTGCCTTCCAATACACTGACGTCGATCAGGAGGTCCGGACGGTATCAATTCCACATCTCACGGCCCAGATCCCACGGAGTGCCGTTGCCACCTTCGACTTGATCGCAGAGTTCAACGAGGAAATCGCACTCCCTGAATTAGCGCGTGAAAGTGATCAGAGTAAGAGCACTGTCAGTCGCCACGTGGATGATTTGGCCGGCGTGGAAGTCGTTGATACTCGGTTCGAGAACAACACGAAGTACGTTTGTCTGTCTCAGACTGGTCGTCTGCTTCGCCGATCGGAATAG